The DNA sequence TGTTTGGTTCAGGTCTGCTGTGTGTCAGTCACTCTGTCATACTCTTGCTCCTCACTAATGATGCCGTCCTGCTGTGAAATGATCTCCAGCCCAGTTGTCCACCTTTCTCCTGTCCAATCCCATAGGTGCCGCTGAATGAGCTCTGTCGAACTATGTGTCTGGGTCTTTCAGTGTAAATCCAGTTTAGGTTCAGCTTTGTTCCTGTAGCTGGTAAGAACCCTGGAGACTCTGTGGTTGGGTGTAACTGAAGGGGGGCCTGGCGGTGCCACTGTGGCTGGTCTTGCCTCCTGGTTCCAAAAGATAAAACTTGGGTTTCTAACCCAGATGTGTGGCCTCTTGGATGGGCTACAAAGTCCCCCTTTTGCATTAAGTTTAATGGGTAGCTCCATTGTCCTCTTTGTGCGTTTAAACCTGTAATGATCCCTGTAGGTTGTGTCATCCAGTGTATATTTCTTTGTTGAAGGAAAAGTGCTTCAGTACCAACATTATGGTGATCAACATTGAAAGGGGATTGATAATGGCCAGTGTTATGCTGTGCATGTGTCAGGGAGCCCATAGTGTTTGACTCTTGAAGCTCTGCAGCTTTTTCACCTGTgttggtggtagtggtggtggtggtggtgcgaCCAGTGAGCTGAGGTTGAATGTGTGAGTTGTCAGTGTGACTGAGAAGGTTTGAGTGACTGTGGATCTTGTTTTGAGCCTGAGCTTGTGTCTGGTTGTCATTCTTCTGTACAGattccatgtttgtttttgcatcATGTTGGTTAAAGACAGCTCCTGCTGTATGCTTAGCTTTTTCCATAGAAACACTCTGCGTCATTCCTGCTTGAGCCACAGTTTTTGGGCACAGCTGTGTTTGGATTTGGGTTTGTGTAAAAGGTTTTGCCTCCGTTTGTGTATCTGCCATGTGCAGAGGATGTGTTTTACTGGTGCTGCTCTCAAATTCTGCATTGGGATTAGATAATCCACTACTTGGGACATCTGCAAGCATTTGCGCTTTTGTCTGAGTGTTTTGAACATCTTCAGGCTGACTGCAGTAAACTGTTTTGTTCTGGCTTGATTTCAGCTGACTGACGCTGTCATTTGATGTGGTGAAAAGAGGGGAAGTAATGAAGACGGGGACAGGTTTGGAGCTGCGGTAGAGCCTTTGGAATTCCTCATGGAAAGGTATGACTGTGCCACCCTTTAAAAGAACAGCAATACTCCGATGGACCTGCCAGGACAGCCAGGAGAAACTGAGGACACACACCCATACAAACACacccatacaaacacacacattagggGGCTACTGAGACCTGGTAATCAAAGAAAGCAGACAACGCATGCAAATAGAAATATACAATTTTTGCATATTAATCCCATGTACTTAGAAAAACCACCTCCGAAATGAGGTATTTCTGTGTGcacaaacagtgtgtgtgtgtgtactgtacctgTATGAGCCAGTCAGCACCTCAGTCCAGTCAGTGATGATAAAACTCTCAGCAATTTGACCAGTCAGCTTCCTGCCTGTCTTGGCACAGTAAGTCTGTCCATCAACACTGCGAACTGACAGCTtctacacacaatcacacacacacacacaagattgAATGAGTTGCACTTCAGGACACAGTAGAAATATCTGTCTGAAAAAGGGTCAATAAGTAGGCATGAAAAAATACAATGTGtccagtcatttaaaagtagatgtgaagcttatatgaggcttcagcagtctgagttagtcatatgaagtggatatctgacacatttacagtctttaaagCATCAaactccctctttgtgtttgatCAGACAGTGCTGTGGTATAGTATAGTTACAAAAAGAGGGACTAatattgaaagatatctacttgatttgactcatttggatgtttgaagcttcatattagatTCAGATCAACCTTTACATACATTTGTGCACAGAAgcaggactgtggattttgtcctccatcacttacattgtaagtgcattatgaagggatcatTTAATGGtcagcatgaacaggaggaatgataacagcaagaaaaacctgttccAGTGTTCATTCGGCTTCATGAtatttgttttaagacagacttgaaaaactatGAAGCCATGAAGTCTTTAAAAATCTAATCCCTGCAGtagcaaattaaattaaaaaaaggatttaacGTAGCACTTTATTATGATTTTCTACTGTAGCGGATCATAAGAAACACACGCTTACTGTACATTGAATTGTCCAGTGACACATTTAGATCCTGATTCCCAATCCCATTATTCAAGAACCCCCAGATGGACCAATGAGCTACTGACACACGTCTCCTGCTGTACAATGCATAATTTAGTAGTATTAAGATTCAGATTTGGTCCTGACTGACTCTCCAGAAGTCTCCTGCTTTTTCACACACTTGTAGGCTTGTGCATAAAGCCTGCTTTTGCTCTCGTGCACAGTTTGCCCAAGGTGCACTCCATGCTCTCTGTGAGTCTACTGTTAGCATTTGGCAGGCAGCCAGACATctgtgctgtgtgctgctgcagggGTCCAACTGTCGTTTGATTTATGGTTGATGGTAACAGAAATAAGAcactaattaaattaataatgatgCAGCAGGTTTTATAAAAGCAGCAAACATTagacttttctttaaaaaaaacccaaatctcaggtttgaccttttttattttatagctcAGTAAGGATTTGAATGGTATgtaaataatatcaataatagaACAGAATTCAGACAGGTAGGCGGTGAGACAGGAAGACGGGTACACTCACAGGGAAGTTCTTGCTGTTGAGTTTGATCTCCTGCCACATGCTGACAAACACGCTCAGGTTGAGATGATCCAGCAGCAGATGAACGGACACGTTCCTCCTGCTCGCCTCCAGAAGATCACACAGCAACTCCACATCGCTGAAGTTGTCCATCACTATGAGCAggatctatacacacacacacacacacacacgcatggtGACAGATCACTAAAGCCATCAATCATGTGCACAGACAGATACCACTCACTGTGCATCTGACCTTTTTAGCACACAAAAttaaatattgacatttttcatattcCCCCAAAATGGAtagcatgttgttgttttttccatttaatgTGATGGCACCCCAACATACCGTTTTAGCCTTTCTGATGAACCCCCTCACCACATCTTTCATGCCGGCTCCCTTGCTGTCACACTGGAAAAAAACCTTGAGGGTGGGCCTGTCCTGGATTGGATCACCCCACTTCACATCTGGAGAGGGTCAAAATATTTGTTGAAATTCTGATTTGCCaaaaaatacccccccccccaaaaaaaaaagaagctatatTGAGTTGTCTGTACTTTATTTGTATCAGAGTAGTATCATGCTTCTGGGATACCTTTCACTCCAGGCAGCTCCAAGGCAGCCACAGTAGTATCACTGTTCGTGGACACTACAGGGCGTCGTGTGGGCGACTTGGAGTCAGCATGTGAGCTTTGCAACTctgtctcatcatcatcatcagatggACCAGAATCAACTGTgtaaaacaatcatttaaaaaatactttatgATGCTGGAAATAACaggacaaaaaagaagaaagttatAAAAATGCAAAGACCAACCTGTACCTGTGTTTGCATCCCTCACATTCTCCTTGATGTAATTTTTCTCTGCATTTGACAGAAAGTCCACCTCTCCCTCTATGTTTAACATCTCTTGGTATCCCTCTAAGCCCTGGTTGAGCAGACAGTCCGCCGCCAGCCGAGCACTCTCATTGTGGCTCAGATCCAACGAGGGTCTGCTGGCCACAAACTCATTGTAAGAGGGGGACGGGATGCGGAGGTCTTGAATCCGTTGCCTTAGCTTTCCTGCACGTTTTGGCGTCCTGTACCACACTGAAGAAACACTGCTGGCATCCATGGCAGCTGAATTCAAAATCCAAGTCTTGTTTTCTGCAGTTCAGTTAGTGGAAGATGTTAAAATGCCTCAATCTGGAATCTTGCGCACCCATAATTTAGCAGGGAATAAGTGAAACcataaaacaccagcagctgtgCGATGATGCAGCTGTGCCTGCTCCTCAAAGCCTGAACGGAATAATTCTCCAAGACAGAAGTGCAGGTGATAACAGAGTAGTAAACACAGTAAAGAGAACACGGGACCCGCCCAAGCTTAAGGCAAGGCATGATAAGACATGATGACAGGTGACAGCAGCAGTAAATGAAGGCGTGTTGGCAGATGAGAGCAGAGGGTGTGAAGTAAATGTTActcagtgaaaaacaaaagcCTCAAGatatttctctgtttcttttagGCATGaagtttggtgtttttatttgttaataatCAGGTCAGCAATGATTAAACAAAATATGTCCTCCAGACACCTAAGACAGGTGGATTCCAGGCAGGTTAGCACTGATGAATGATGGGTGGAGGGAAAGAAATGAATGAGTGACAGATATGTGCATAGCTGTCATTTCAGATCATGTCTAATCACACCTGGATGCTTAGTGGACCCGAAACTGTTCAGAGACAGAAAGTTCTTGGCACATTCATGTAAAGCAGAGGAGCAGATGCATATCAATCCTAATCAGTTTTTATAGTCATCACACTTTGACATCTGGACTTCAAGATTCCATCTAACCTGATCTGTGACTCTTTCACACATGCATATTATTCAAACTGTCTCatacaagcagaaacacaacCCAAGCGCCCTGAAATAAACCCACCAAAATGTTCAATCCAAAACTTGATTCATCTGATCTACACCAGCAATTTCATGCTTTTTTTATACATGAAATGACAGTAGGAGCTCATTTCCTGCACACAAATATATTTGCATTCAGTTCTTTCAAGTACATTCggctaatttaaaaaaacacaatgatatgGCAGctttcaaatcatttttaaaaacatttaatctaAAACAGGTTTTATAAATAAGACAAGTCATTAAAATTCATTACAAAATTCAaaatggagcaaaaaaaaagtccagatAAATCCCAATGAAACCATCcaatatatatgttttcatGAGATAACAGCCGCTAGATAAGACGCGTCATCTTTCCTGTTGTTCTAGTTTGCTCGAGACAAAGAATATGTTGAGTGACACATTGCGGACGCGGAGCAGTTTGTGGTCACTGGGAGACAGAGGACAGTGTGTGGACAGACTGCGAGGAGGCAGAGCTGCCCTCTCTGGCTCTGGCTGCCAGCTTCTGTCTCAGCTCTCGGACTTCCCTCAGCAGTTCTCTCTCGCTGCTGTCCAGCTGGGCGCGGCCTCGGTCCAGAGAGACTGACAGGAGACGAGAGGGAGAAGGACAAAACAGgaacattattaatataaaaacttAATAATCCTAATcctcatattttttttgtttgactttcTAGAAAGAGTGGAAGAATCTTGCTATATCCACATATTCACTTTGCGTTTTTTCCAACTGATCTTTATCTTTCTCTACTGACATTTTTtgtcacaccaccaccaccaccaccacagatgACACCAATTTTGCATAATTTCCATTTGTTTggtcaacaaaaacaaatgtcattTCCACAGACAGAAACCCGTCAGACAGAGCCCGTCTTTAAATAAGGaacaaaagaggagaggagccaGAGGTTGTTATTTTGCCTCAGGGGAAGTAATATTTTCAGTAACTTACAGTTGGTGGAGGTGCTCTCTGAGGGTGATCTGCTGTTCAGACACAACATGTTGGTGCCAGCATTGGATTTGACTGCTGGACAGGCAGCCGTGCTTCCAACATCAACAGCAGTGTTGGCATTTTGTCTCTGAGGAAGTCCTATAGTCTGTCTCTGGCCGTCTGACACAAAACAAACGCTGTTACAGTCCATCCATGTTTGGATAACAGATCAGCTCACAAGCCACAAACaaaactgatgtgtgtgtgtgtgtgtgtgtgtgtgtagtaataCCTGTGTCTGCTGAACACCTTGGCAGACGCTGCTCCTGTAATTGGGCCCTCGTACTCATCACTTCATCCCACTGcagcacaaagacacacacacacacacacacacacacacacacacacacacacacacacacacacacacacacacacacacacacacacacacacacacacacacacacacacacacacacacacacacacacacacggatcaGATATGCTTTcttaatgaataaaacaaatcgAACTATTTTGTGCTACTGATGTCATACTGTAGTGATTGTACATGTAAGAGTGAAGCCAACGCATCCTGTAAAATTGATTTGTTGGCACTCTTTCGTTGTTCTCACCTTCCATCCAGCCACATCTCTCACAGTGTCAGccagtctctcctcctctgccagGGTCTGCCTGTGAAGCTCTGCCAGTCtctcccttttcctctcctGCTCGGCGTCGACCTGCCGCAGGCGCTCTGCCACCTCTCTCTGCCAGTCCGACTCCAAGCCCAGCTGGCACGCCTCCGCCAGGGACTCCTCAAGGGCCTGTTTGAGTGTGTGGAGAGAAAGAGTGGCTTTGATAGTTTCGTGTAAATATAGAAACGATAAAGTGCGTCGAGTTAAGGTTGCCAACATATGCCAAAATTATAACATTGGCTCTTCTCAGTGCGCTGTTGGTTGATTTTCACTCGGACCTGCATGTTTGCCTGAACGCTGTGCAGCTGCTCTGTGTagctcttctcctctctctctgccttcctcATCCTCAAGTCCACTTCTTCTTCAACCTCTCGTCCCATGCGCTCCTGCTCCTTCAACAGGTTCtgaaggaaacaagaaaaaacaagtaGAAGAAGAATGTACATACACATGTTAAAGGAATAAAGCGATAATATCAGCAGGAAGACATTGCAACAATCTTTAAGTGGTTATTGCATTAACttaacatgttttatgtatatttaaacaATCATTTTAATACTGTGGTTATGTCTCTGTTTTAATTGCTTATGACCAAAAGTGTCAGTTTTAATATTGAGTGAAAAAGCTCTAAAGATGACCAACTGATCTGTGATTACTGTCATATGTTTATCTAATGTCTGgtaaaaaacaggaaacaggggtAACTTTTAAAGCTTTCAATTAcataaaaaagaggaagagagggaactaAAAGTGAAGGCTGCAAGAGAGGAGTGAAGGCTGAATACAAGGTGTGTGTTACCTGTTCAAGTCGCCTCCTCTGAACCTCCAGCTCCATCTGTCTGACTTCCAGATCTTGGACTGCTGTGGCTGTTTCTTGCTCACAGAGATTCATCTGCAGCAGAACATGACAGTTATTATgcccaagaaaaaaaacagataacagCCCTGTTCTCTAACATGATCAACCTAATATTGTGATTTTAATAATATCACTGATGATTACTACTGATTTATTATGACTGTGTCCCAAAAACacagttaaatgttttaaatactaAGAACTGTTATGAATGAACTAGTTAGACAACTAATATATTCAAAGTAACTGTCCATACCTCCATCAAagctcaacaaggaaacactACCTGGGGGTaattatgtaatttaaaaaactgtaacACTGGAAAACATCCACATCATTTGACCTAGTTTTTGCATGGAACGAGAACTGGATTGTGTGACTTGGTGCATTAATTGTATGTTTAGCTCTACtcataaataaaagaacaagCTATAATATACATGTTGTATATGAGCCGTGAGGAATGCTGTCGTCACCTTTCTACCGATCTCCTGGTCTAGTCTTTGTATCTGCGAGGCTTTC is a window from the Scomber japonicus isolate fScoJap1 chromosome 10, fScoJap1.pri, whole genome shotgun sequence genome containing:
- the LOC128366861 gene encoding protein FAM83A — its product is MDASSVSSVWYRTPKRAGKLRQRIQDLRIPSPSYNEFVASRPSLDLSHNESARLAADCLLNQGLEGYQEMLNIEGEVDFLSNAEKNYIKENVRDANTVDSGPSDDDDETELQSSHADSKSPTRRPVVSTNSDTTVAALELPGVKDVKWGDPIQDRPTLKVFFQCDSKGAGMKDVVRGFIRKAKTILLIVMDNFSDVELLCDLLEASRRNVSVHLLLDHLNLSVFVSMWQEIKLNSKNFPKLSVRSVDGQTYCAKTGRKLTGQIAESFIITDWTEVLTGSYSFSWLSWQVHRSIAVLLKGGTVIPFHEEFQRLYRSSKPVPVFITSPLFTTSNDSVSQLKSSQNKTVYCSQPEDVQNTQTKAQMLADVPSSGLSNPNAEFESSTSKTHPLHMADTQTEAKPFTQTQIQTQLCPKTVAQAGMTQSVSMEKAKHTAGAVFNQHDAKTNMESVQKNDNQTQAQAQNKIHSHSNLLSHTDNSHIQPQLTGRTTTTTTTTNTGGKTSHSGTARPPFSYTQPQSLQGSYQLQEQS